From the Thalassomonas actiniarum genome, the window CCAAAGAAGCCGGTTTTACCGGGGTGCAAATTCATGGTGCCCACGGTTACCTGGTGAGCCAATTCTTATCTTCAAGGCATAACCAGCGTCAGGATAAATGGGGTGGTAATCTGGAAAACCGTATGCGCTTTGTACTTGCGGTATATCAGGGGATACGTGAAAAAGTAGGGCCGGATTTTCCGGTGGGCATCAAATTAAATTCCGCCGACTTTATGGATGGCAGTTTTAGCGAAGAAGACTCGATAGAAGTGGTAAAAACCTTAAGTGAAGCCGGTATCGACCTGATTGAAATTTCCGGCGGCACCTATGAAAGCCCGTCGATGATGGGGCATAAGGTCAAAACCTCTACCTTGAAGCGGGAAGCCTATTTCCTCGATTATATTGAAAAAGTCAGGCACCTGGTGGATACGCCGCTGGTGTTGACCGGCGGTTTCCGCTCGGCAGCAGCAATGCAGGGGGCGCTGGATACCGGAGCGACCGATTTTATCGGCCTTGCCCGCACCACGGCCGTCGATCCGGATTTTCCGAATAAATTACTCGATAACCAGGAGCATAAACAAGAGTTAAAGGTATTGACCACTGGGGTTAAAGCGGTTGACAGTATGGCGATGCTTAATATTACCTGGTATGAGCAGCAACTGGCCCGTATGGCTAAAGGTAAGCAGCCCAAAGCCAATTTGAGCGAATGGAAAACCTTTTTTAAGGTGTTGCTCGGCGCGGGTATCTATTCCTTTAGAAAGCGCAGGGCATAAAGTGTCAGTGAAAAAGCCTTAATTTTAATCACCTTAGCCGTTACTTTGGCTGAGGTGATTTTGGGGATGAAAGCGCCCCTAAAATGCTCTGAAAAAGTTGGCTTTTTCCTGCGCCATTATACTGCTTGAAATGTGATCTTCCTGCTAAGCTTAGCGTGTATCCTGTTCTTTTTTAGGAGGCAATCATGGCCATTGCAATCACGCTGAAGGAATATTTGGATAAAAACAACACCCACTATGACTTCATCAACCACCGAACCACAGTAACCGCATTAGATTCATCCCGGGCAGCCCATCTCCCCGCCAAGCAAGTCAGCAAGGCGGTGATATTAGAAAACGACAACGGGGAGTATCTGATGGCTTCCCTGCCGGCAAATAGCCGCTTATCTTTAACCGAAGTTAATCATATTACCGGCCAGCATTATAAGCTGGTGAGTGAAGAAAAATTACTGGAATTATTCCCGGATTGTACCATAGGGGCCATACCGGCAATGGGCAATCCCTACCATATGAAAATGTTGGTTGATGACAGTTTATTAGCGGCGGAAGACGTGTATATAGAGTCAGGGGATCATCAAAACCTGCTGAAATTTGAGCATCATGAATACGCCAGTTTAGTGGCGAAAATGTCGCATGGCAATATCAGGGGAGCGAACCTTGGCGCCCCGAGAATCTGGGAAAGAACCGGTCGAGACTGGTCGATATAAAGTCGTATGACAAGCTGTTGACCTGCTTTACCAGGTGTTGTACCAATCCCGGTAAAGCACCTGGCCGTGTCGGGCTATTGCTTGATATGGTAGCCGGTTTTAAAGATCCACCACACGGTTAACAGACAAAGGGCCAAAAAGCCGCTGATCACCGCCAGGCTGATCATCACGCTGACATCGGCAATTTCATTAAAGCTCCAGCGAAAACCGCTGATCAAATAAAACACCGGATTAAACATAGTTACGGTTTGCCAAAACGGCGGCAGCATATTCACCGAATAAAAGGTGCCGCCAAGAAACACCAGCGGCGTGATCACCAGCAAGGGAATGATCTGCAGCTTTTCAAAATTATCCGCCCAGATCCCGATAATAAAGCCGAACAGACAAAAACTTATTGCGGTCATAAACAGAAACAGCAGCATCCACCAAGGGTGGGCGATTTCCAATGGTACAAACAAACCTGCGGTGGCCAGAATAAGGAAGCTCAGCAGGACAGACTTAGTGGCGGCAGCACCGACATAGCCGAGCAAAACTTCAAAATAAGAAACCGGGGCGGACAGCAATTCATAAATGGTGCCGGTAAACTTGGGAAAGTAGATACCAAAAGAGGCGTTGGCGATGCTCTGGGTTAACAGGGATAACATGATCAAGCCAGGCACGATAAAGGCGCCATAACTGACCCCGTCAATTTCTGTGATGCGCGAGCCTATCGCCGAGCCGAATACGATAAAATATAGCGAGGTGGAAATAACCGGCGACAGGATACTTTGAAAAATGGTGCGTTTCATACGGGCCATCTCGAACTTGTAGATGGCAGCAACGGCGTAACGGTTCATATGGACTCCTTCACTAGCGAGACAAAGATGTCTTCCAGAGAGCTTTGATCGGTTTTTAAATCTTTAAATTGAATACCCGCCTGCGACAAGTGTTGCATCAGGGAGGCAATGCCGGTGTGCTCCCGGGTGGCATCATAGGTATAAACCAGGTGCCTGCCGTTCTCCTTTAGGCAAAGTTCAAAAGTCTCCAGCTCCGGCGGCAGCTCTGTCAACGCTTGCTTTAATTCCAGCAGCAGTTGTTTTTTACCCAGTTTAGCCATCAGGGTGCTTTTTTCTTCCACCAGAATAAGCTGGCCGTTTTTAATAACCCCGATACGATCGGCAATAGCCTCGGCTTCTTCAATATAATGCGTGGTTAAGATGATGGTGACACCGTTTTTGCGCAGTTGCTCCACTAACTGCCACATATCCTGGCGCAATTCAACGTCGACACCTGCGGTGGGCTCGTCCAGAAACAAAATGCGCGGCTCATGGGACAGGGCTTTGGCAATCAATACCCGGCGTTTCATGCCGCCGGACAGTTCCATCAT encodes:
- a CDS encoding NADH:flavin oxidoreductase/NADH oxidase family protein; translation: MQQPVMKENIAQQKHVALSTPFTLKSGQRIKNRLFKSAMSEQLGTREHNPTSGLTTLYSRWADGGIGLSVTGNIMIDRTALGEPKNVVLDEKSDLTLFKSWASAGKKNDSQIWAQLNHPGKQIPNFICKEPVAPSAIALARGLEKGFNKPRALNESEIGKIIEKFALSASLAKEAGFTGVQIHGAHGYLVSQFLSSRHNQRQDKWGGNLENRMRFVLAVYQGIREKVGPDFPVGIKLNSADFMDGSFSEEDSIEVVKTLSEAGIDLIEISGGTYESPSMMGHKVKTSTLKREAYFLDYIEKVRHLVDTPLVLTGGFRSAAAMQGALDTGATDFIGLARTTAVDPDFPNKLLDNQEHKQELKVLTTGVKAVDSMAMLNITWYEQQLARMAKGKQPKANLSEWKTFFKVLLGAGIYSFRKRRA
- a CDS encoding aminoacyl-tRNA deacylase, whose amino-acid sequence is MAIAITLKEYLDKNNTHYDFINHRTTVTALDSSRAAHLPAKQVSKAVILENDNGEYLMASLPANSRLSLTEVNHITGQHYKLVSEEKLLELFPDCTIGAIPAMGNPYHMKMLVDDSLLAAEDVYIESGDHQNLLKFEHHEYASLVAKMSHGNIRGANLGAPRIWERTGRDWSI
- a CDS encoding ABC transporter permease, which produces MNRYAVAAIYKFEMARMKRTIFQSILSPVISTSLYFIVFGSAIGSRITEIDGVSYGAFIVPGLIMLSLLTQSIANASFGIYFPKFTGTIYELLSAPVSYFEVLLGYVGAAATKSVLLSFLILATAGLFVPLEIAHPWWMLLFLFMTAISFCLFGFIIGIWADNFEKLQIIPLLVITPLVFLGGTFYSVNMLPPFWQTVTMFNPVFYLISGFRWSFNEIADVSVMISLAVISGFLALCLLTVWWIFKTGYHIKQ
- a CDS encoding ABC transporter ATP-binding protein, translated to MQPIIQVTKLNKIYKGGFQALDNISLTIEQAEILALLGPNGAGKTTLISTICGIIDPSSGTITVDGKDIISGYRHTREMIGLVPQELTTDAFETVWDTVSFSRGLFGKKPDPGYIEKILKDLSLWEKKDNKMMELSGGMKRRVLIAKALSHEPRILFLDEPTAGVDVELRQDMWQLVEQLRKNGVTIILTTHYIEEAEAIADRIGVIKNGQLILVEEKSTLMAKLGKKQLLLELKQALTELPPELETFELCLKENGRHLVYTYDATREHTGIASLMQHLSQAGIQFKDLKTDQSSLEDIFVSLVKESI